A stretch of the Saccharolobus caldissimus genome encodes the following:
- a CDS encoding RNA-binding domain-containing protein — protein MVKIVVTAEVRPSEDLNKVVSAISNFFEFKKMDIKKEGIVQILVLESSSLKSLIKLHRVLRSERILDSARKYLLKGTEGNTISFMIHKQAAAVGVLSFVDSDKESPLGAIKFYIEYSDPKAIIDWLAPKTARGVPLWENPIPPDDK, from the coding sequence ATGGTTAAAATAGTAGTTACAGCTGAAGTAAGGCCGTCAGAGGATTTAAATAAAGTTGTATCTGCTATTTCTAATTTCTTTGAATTTAAGAAAATGGATATTAAAAAGGAGGGCATTGTACAAATTTTAGTTTTAGAGTCGTCTAGTCTTAAGAGCTTAATTAAACTTCATAGGGTTCTCAGAAGTGAGAGAATTTTAGATTCTGCCAGAAAATATCTATTAAAGGGAACTGAGGGAAATACGATAAGCTTTATGATACATAAGCAAGCAGCTGCAGTAGGTGTTTTAAGTTTTGTGGATAGTGATAAGGAGTCCCCTTTAGGAGCTATCAAATTTTATATAGAATATTCAGATCCTAAAGCAATTATAGATTGGTTAGCTCCTAAGACTGCACGCGGTGTACCTTTATGGGAAAATCCTATACCACCCGATGATAAATAG